A genomic segment from Octopus sinensis linkage group LG4, ASM634580v1, whole genome shotgun sequence encodes:
- the LOC115210671 gene encoding ragulator complex protein LAMTOR5 — MESQMNKVLTEVGENPEVTGVICTDQHGLCLGVKGNLSTCHAGLITSLAHCGRSLRQDETHSPVITMESEGGQILMLKSTENVSFGIMKTAPQSWH; from the exons ATGGAGTCTCAGATGAACAAGGTACTTACAGAAGT AGGAGAAAATCCTGAAGTGACTGGTGTAATTTGCACTGACCAACATGGTCTCTGCCTTGGAG TGAAAGGAAACCTGTCAACATGCCATGCTGGTCTAATTACATCCCTTGCTCATTGTGGTCGTTCGTTACGGCAAGATGAAACTCATTCACCTGTAATCACAATGGAATCTGAAGGAGG ACAAATATTGATGCTAAAAAGTACAGAAAATGTCTCATTTGGTATCATGAAAACAGCACCACAGAGCTGGCATTAA